The Bacteroidota bacterium genome contains a region encoding:
- a CDS encoding SprB repeat-containing protein — MVCTNASVQLNALGNGSIGASVVGLGTADACGPFTATVSPNTFTCANVGANTVVFTATDASGNSSTCSATVTVQDLIAPIALCQPVTVQLNSAGNGSTTASAVNNGSSDACGIATTTLNNSSFTCANVAGPNTVILTVTDVNGNSSTCSAAVTVQDNVAPIAICQPVTVQLNSAGNGSTTASAVNNGSSDACGIASTTLNNSSFTCANVAGPNTVILTVTDVNGNSSTCSAAVTVQDNIAPIALCQPVTVQLNSAGNGSTTASAVNNGSSDACGIATTTLNNSSFSCANVAGPNTVILTVTDVNGNSSTCSAAVTVQDNIAPIALCQPVTVQLNSAGNGSTTASAVNNGSSDACGIASTTLNNSSFTCANVAGPNTVMLTVTDVNGNSSTCSAAVTVQDNIAPIALCQNLTINLGSSGSQAVLASSINNGSNDACGIATTTLNPNTFTCDDLGVNNVTLTVTDVNGNSSTCAATVTVTNDPLVATTASPTVACGYNVTCNGATNGSATVTTTGGCLPYTYLWSNGQTTATANGLGAGSYTVTVTDLNGNTTTSTLTLTEPALLTSA; from the coding sequence GTGGTTTGCACGAATGCGTCGGTTCAATTGAATGCCTTGGGTAACGGTTCGATCGGCGCATCGGTCGTTGGGCTTGGAACCGCTGATGCTTGCGGACCTTTCACCGCGACTGTAAGTCCAAATACCTTCACCTGTGCAAACGTCGGGGCCAATACAGTGGTCTTCACCGCTACGGATGCTTCAGGTAACAGCAGCACATGTTCGGCCACGGTCACAGTCCAAGATTTGATCGCCCCGATCGCGCTTTGCCAGCCTGTGACGGTGCAATTGAACAGCGCCGGAAACGGCAGCACAACTGCTTCGGCAGTGAATAACGGAAGCAGCGATGCTTGCGGCATTGCAACCACGACCCTGAACAACAGCAGCTTCACTTGCGCCAACGTTGCGGGTCCGAACACGGTGATCCTCACGGTCACCGATGTCAATGGCAACAGCAGCACATGTTCGGCAGCGGTAACGGTTCAGGACAATGTTGCGCCGATCGCCATTTGCCAGCCTGTCACAGTCCAACTGAACAGCGCCGGCAACGGTAGCACGACGGCTTCGGCAGTCAACAACGGCAGCTCAGACGCTTGCGGAATCGCAAGCACAACGCTGAACAACAGCAGCTTCACCTGCGCCAACGTTGCAGGTCCGAACACGGTGATCCTCACCGTGACGGACGTCAACGGCAACAGCAGCACCTGTTCGGCAGCGGTAACGGTTCAGGACAACATTGCGCCGATCGCGCTTTGCCAGCCTGTCACGGTCCAACTGAACAGCGCCGGCAACGGCAGCACGACGGCCTCGGCAGTCAACAACGGCAGCAGCGACGCTTGCGGCATTGCGACGACGACTTTGAACAACAGCAGCTTCAGCTGCGCCAATGTCGCTGGCCCGAACACGGTGATCCTCACGGTGACCGACGTCAACGGCAACAGCAGCACCTGCTCTGCAGCGGTAACGGTTCAGGACAACATCGCGCCGATCGCGCTTTGCCAGCCTGTCACGGTCCAATTGAACAGCGCCGGTAATGGCAGCACGACCGCCTCGGCCGTCAACAACGGCAGCAGCGACGCTTGTGGCATTGCTAGCACCACGCTGAACAACAGCAGCTTCACCTGCGCCAATGTCGCAGGCCCGAACACGGTGATGCTCACCGTGACTGACGTCAACGGCAACAGCAGCACCTGCTCAGCAGCGGTAACGGTTCAGGACAACATTGCGCCGATCGCGCTTTGCCAGAACCTGACCATCAACCTCGGCAGCAGCGGCAGTCAGGCGGTATTGGCGAGCAGCATCAACAACGGCAGCAATGACGCTTGCGGTATTGCAACTACGACGTTGAATCCAAATACATTCACCTGCGATGACTTGGGCGTGAACAACGTGACCTTGACGGTGACGGATGTAAACGGCAACAGCAGTACTTGCGCTGCAACGGTCACCGTCACCAACGATCCGTTGGTAGCGACAACCGCCAGCCCGACGGTTGCTTGCGGCTACAACGTGACCTGCAACGGTGCCACCAACGGCAGCGCTACGGTAACGACCACCGGCGGATGCTTGCCTTACACCTATTTGTGGAGCAACGGTCAGACGACCGCCACAGCCAATGGTTTGGGTGCAGGATCCTACACGGTGACGGTCACCGACCTCAACGGCAATACGACGACTTCGACATTGACCCTTACCGAGCCAGCATTGCTCACATCGGCCTGA
- a CDS encoding HYR domain-containing protein, whose protein sequence is MTLPATVAPSGSTTFTVTFLASPLGVYNATVLINNSDCNESPFDFAVRGEVSCQPPAFSSCPANITVNTALNLCTQVVTYAPVVTGAPTPTLAYTLSGATTGSGTGTGSGSTFNRGTTTVTITATNPCGSATCSFTVTVNDVQAPNAICQNVTVNLNSAGNGSTTASAVNNGSNDACGIATTTLNNSSFTCANLGANTVVLTVTDVNGNSSTCSATVTVRDLIAPTAVCSNATVTLNGTGNGSLGASVVGLGSGDNCTVFTASLTPNTFNCANLGANTVVSPSPTVAETPLLARRLQR, encoded by the coding sequence ATCACTTTGCCTGCAACGGTGGCCCCAAGTGGAAGCACTACCTTTACAGTGACCTTCTTGGCCTCGCCACTCGGCGTGTACAATGCAACCGTCTTGATCAACAACAGCGATTGCAACGAAAGTCCATTTGACTTCGCAGTCCGTGGTGAAGTGAGCTGTCAGCCACCTGCATTCAGCAGCTGCCCAGCCAACATCACCGTGAATACGGCGCTCAACCTCTGCACGCAGGTGGTCACCTACGCACCTGTCGTTACGGGCGCACCGACCCCAACGCTTGCCTACACGCTTTCGGGCGCGACCACAGGTTCAGGCACAGGTACGGGTTCCGGCTCGACCTTCAACCGTGGAACGACAACCGTGACGATCACAGCGACGAATCCATGCGGTTCTGCGACATGTTCGTTCACGGTAACTGTGAATGATGTTCAAGCTCCGAATGCGATTTGCCAGAATGTGACGGTGAACTTGAACAGCGCCGGCAACGGCAGCACGACTGCCTCGGCAGTCAACAACGGTTCAAATGACGCTTGCGGAATTGCAACCACGACACTGAACAACAGCAGCTTCACCTGCGCCAACCTTGGTGCCAACACGGTGGTTTTGACCGTGACGGATGTCAATGGCAATAGCAGCACCTGCTCGGCAACTGTGACAGTGCGCGATTTGATCGCACCGACTGCGGTATGTTCGAATGCCACAGTAACACTCAATGGTACCGGCAACGGTTCGCTCGGTGCCTCGGTGGTTGGTCTCGGTTCCGGAGACAATTGTACGGTTTTCACTGCTAGCTTGACTCCGAATACGTTTAACTGCGCGAATCTTGGTGCGAATACCGTGGTCTCACCATCACCGACGGTAGCGGAAACTCCTCTACTTGCTCGGCGATTGCAACGGTAA